A portion of the Calothrix sp. 336/3 genome contains these proteins:
- the cbiD gene encoding cobalt-precorrin-5B (C(1))-methyltransferase CbiD: protein MSRSGYTLPVFATAAAVAALQLLREKQTINSVSIDLITPQSTVEIPVEQVAIIGSSTALGITRSDPGDNFDLTRHTPVWAMVELAKGEGETVKIQGGEGIGKILNQDNKAAIYSYAHSILRENLEKFLLPGEQVTVTIILPEGRSLAQRTSNAAFGVVEGLSLLGTTGISQPLTAPGQLAEFRSELQQKAREFDCLVFCIGENGRDLAQNMGINPLQIVKTANWLGAMLVEAALQDVKEILLFGYHGKLLKLAGGIFHTHHHLADGRREILTAHCARLGLPIEDIQVVFHSPTAEAALQHLRSLDAHLNTNWVEKIYTAIAQEIDTRSQEYIKNHIDSMDSLPVIGSLMFDRDRQVIVKSQLACFLIANLC, encoded by the coding sequence ATGTCTCGCTCTGGTTATACCTTACCTGTTTTTGCCACTGCTGCTGCTGTTGCTGCATTGCAATTATTACGAGAGAAACAAACAATCAATTCCGTATCTATTGATTTAATTACACCACAATCCACCGTAGAAATTCCTGTTGAACAAGTAGCAATTATTGGCAGTTCAACAGCTTTAGGAATCACCCGCAGCGACCCTGGTGATAATTTTGACTTAACCCGTCACACACCAGTTTGGGCAATGGTGGAATTGGCAAAGGGGGAGGGGGAAACTGTCAAGATTCAAGGGGGAGAAGGAATCGGAAAAATTTTGAATCAGGATAATAAAGCTGCTATTTATAGTTATGCTCACAGCATATTACGAGAGAACCTAGAAAAATTTTTATTACCTGGCGAGCAGGTGACTGTTACTATTATTTTACCAGAGGGGCGATCGCTAGCTCAGAGAACATCAAATGCCGCTTTTGGGGTTGTGGAAGGACTTTCTTTGCTCGGAACCACTGGAATTTCCCAACCTTTGACAGCACCAGGGCAATTAGCAGAGTTTCGCAGCGAATTACAACAAAAAGCCCGTGAGTTTGATTGTTTAGTATTTTGTATTGGGGAAAATGGTAGAGATTTAGCCCAAAATATGGGAATAAACCCCCTACAAATTGTCAAAACAGCCAACTGGTTAGGAGCAATGTTGGTAGAAGCAGCTTTACAAGATGTAAAAGAAATTCTATTGTTTGGTTATCACGGTAAATTACTTAAACTTGCAGGGGGAATATTTCATACCCATCATCATTTAGCCGATGGACGACGAGAAATTTTGACTGCCCATTGTGCTCGTCTCGGTTTACCCATAGAGGATATACAGGTTGTTTTCCATAGTCCCACAGCCGAAGCTGCACTCCAACACCTGCGCTCCTTAGATGCCCATCTTAATACTAATTGGGTGGAAAAAATTTATACAGCGATCGCCCAAGAAATTGATACCCGCAGTCAGGAATATATCAAAAATCACATCGATAGTATGGATTCTCTCCCTGTAATTGGCTCTTTGATGTTTGACCGCGATCGTCAAGTTATTGTGAAAAGTCAATTAGCTTGTTTCCTAATCGCAAATTTATGTTAA
- the guaA gene encoding glutamine-hydrolyzing GMP synthase, translating to MNTAVTLPTQELSHVSESLGKLNRQMIAILDFGSQYSELIARRIRETQVYSEVLSYRTTAEALRQLNPKGIILSGGPSSVYDQRAPHCDPEIWHLGIPILGVCYGMQLMVNQLGGEVAKAERGEYGKASLYIDDPTDLLTNVEDGTTMWMSHGDSVKQMPSGFELLAHTENTPCAAIADHERKLYGVQFHPEVVHSIGGLPLIRNFVYHICKCEPTWTTAAFVEESVREIRARVGDKRVLLALSGGVDSSTLAFLLYKAIGDQLTCMFIDQGFMRKYEPERLVKLFREEFHIPVEYVNARDRFINALAGVTDPEEKRRIIGHEFIRVFEEESRRLGPFDYLAQGTLYPDVIESADTNVDPQTGERVAVKIKSHHNVGGLPKDLRFKLVEPLRKLFKDEVRKVGRNIGLPEEIVQRHPFPGPGLAIRILGEVTAERLNILRDADLIVRQEINRNGLYHDCWQAFAVLLPIRSVGVMGDQRTYAYPIVLRIVTSEDGMTADWARLPYDVLEEISNRIVNEVKGVNRVVYDITSKPPGTIEWE from the coding sequence ATGAATACAGCGGTGACTCTACCAACTCAGGAATTGTCTCATGTTTCTGAATCCTTGGGAAAACTGAATCGGCAAATGATTGCTATTCTCGACTTCGGTTCTCAGTATTCTGAACTGATTGCTCGACGCATTCGTGAAACTCAAGTTTACTCGGAAGTTCTTTCCTATCGCACCACAGCCGAGGCATTACGTCAACTCAATCCCAAAGGAATTATTCTTTCTGGTGGTCCGAGTTCGGTGTATGATCAGCGTGCGCCCCACTGTGACCCGGAAATTTGGCACTTAGGGATTCCTATTCTCGGTGTTTGTTATGGTATGCAGTTGATGGTAAATCAACTTGGTGGGGAAGTTGCCAAAGCCGAGCGCGGTGAATATGGTAAGGCTTCTTTGTATATTGATGATCCCACAGATTTGTTAACCAATGTGGAAGATGGCACAACCATGTGGATGAGTCATGGTGACTCGGTGAAACAAATGCCATCGGGTTTTGAATTACTTGCCCATACAGAGAATACACCCTGTGCAGCGATCGCCGACCATGAGAGGAAACTTTACGGTGTACAATTCCACCCAGAGGTAGTCCATTCCATTGGTGGTTTGCCATTAATTAGAAACTTTGTTTACCATATTTGCAAATGTGAACCAACTTGGACAACGGCTGCATTTGTGGAAGAATCCGTGCGGGAAATTCGTGCCAGAGTGGGTGACAAGCGTGTATTATTAGCACTTTCTGGTGGTGTAGATTCCTCTACCTTGGCATTTCTACTCTATAAAGCTATCGGAGATCAATTAACTTGTATGTTTATTGATCAAGGTTTCATGCGGAAGTATGAACCAGAAAGATTAGTTAAGCTCTTCCGAGAAGAATTTCATATTCCTGTGGAGTATGTAAATGCGCGCGATCGCTTCATCAATGCACTAGCTGGAGTCACCGACCCTGAGGAGAAACGCCGTATCATCGGACACGAGTTTATCCGAGTATTTGAGGAGGAATCAAGAAGGTTAGGACCCTTTGATTATCTAGCTCAGGGCACTTTATACCCCGATGTCATTGAGTCGGCTGATACCAATGTAGACCCCCAAACTGGGGAACGGGTAGCGGTGAAAATCAAGAGTCACCACAACGTCGGAGGATTACCCAAAGACCTGAGATTTAAGTTAGTCGAACCTCTGCGGAAGTTATTTAAAGATGAAGTTCGCAAAGTCGGACGTAACATCGGTTTACCAGAGGAAATTGTCCAACGTCATCCCTTCCCAGGTCCCGGTTTGGCTATCCGTATTCTCGGTGAAGTTACCGCCGAAAGGTTAAATATTTTACGTGATGCAGACTTGATTGTGCGTCAGGAAATTAACCGTAACGGTTTGTATCATGACTGCTGGCAAGCTTTTGCAGTTCTCCTTCCCATCCGTAGCGTTGGTGTTATGGGCGACCAGAGAACCTATGCCTATCCGATTGTACTGCGGATTGTCACCAGCGAAGATGGAATGACTGCCGATTGGGCAAGACTACCCTATGATGTTCTGGAAGAGATTTCTAACCGGATTGTCAATGAAGTTAAGGGTGTCAACCGTGTGGTGTATGATATCACCTCTAAACCACCTGGAACCATTGAGTGGGAATGA
- the psb35 gene encoding photosystem II assembly protein Psb35, with product MNILIAVAAKGSYQWYLQSSLVLLIIGGFVAATVIGSIAWYSSKRPAGWESAETPTWVTKMNIKGDRKDFPQS from the coding sequence ATGAATATATTGATAGCAGTGGCAGCAAAGGGTAGTTACCAATGGTATCTGCAATCTTCCCTAGTATTATTGATTATTGGTGGATTTGTTGCTGCCACAGTCATCGGTTCCATTGCATGGTACAGTTCTAAGCGCCCCGCAGGTTGGGAAAGTGCTGAAACTCCTACTTGGGTGACAAAGATGAATATTAAAGGTGATAGAAAAGATTTTCCCCAAAGCTAG
- a CDS encoding amino acid ABC transporter substrate-binding protein — MNIRQKIATLATVSLCITNTAPSLAAETVMQKISRTGVLTAGTSKDAIPFAYADNQGKLTGYSIDMLNLIKEQLEKELGKKIQLKLIALSPAERIPKITSRQVDIVCDSSSFTWERDKKVDFSLSYGATGTQLLVKKGSNLGDAASLVGKRVAVLKDTTNELAIKRAQPKAQLIYVKNRAEGYTALQQNKIDAFASDSILLEGWLGTVKNRDAFQVVPDRPYSREGIACMVPENNSKFLDSVNLTLYKFMQGFVSEKSKNVAIFDKWFGANGVVFLNKDLRDLAIETMQLVIELREEFPKNQL; from the coding sequence ATGAACATTCGTCAGAAAATTGCAACATTGGCAACTGTTAGTCTATGTATTACCAATACCGCACCCAGTCTCGCTGCGGAAACAGTCATGCAGAAGATTTCCCGTACAGGTGTACTCACCGCAGGTACAAGTAAGGATGCAATTCCTTTTGCCTATGCAGATAATCAGGGTAAGCTGACTGGTTACTCCATAGATATGCTGAATTTAATCAAGGAACAGTTAGAAAAGGAATTAGGTAAAAAAATTCAGTTAAAGTTAATTGCCCTCTCTCCAGCAGAGCGTATCCCAAAAATCACCAGTCGGCAAGTCGATATTGTTTGTGACTCCAGTAGTTTTACCTGGGAGCGAGATAAAAAAGTTGATTTTTCCCTCAGCTATGGGGCAACTGGTACGCAATTATTAGTGAAAAAGGGCAGTAATTTGGGAGATGCTGCTTCCTTAGTAGGTAAGCGAGTTGCTGTTTTGAAAGATACAACTAACGAATTAGCAATTAAAAGAGCGCAACCGAAGGCACAATTAATTTATGTGAAAAATCGTGCCGAGGGATATACAGCACTGCAACAAAATAAAATTGATGCCTTTGCTTCTGATAGTATTTTGTTAGAAGGGTGGCTAGGAACGGTGAAAAATCGTGATGCTTTTCAAGTAGTGCCAGATCGTCCCTACTCTCGTGAGGGTATTGCTTGTATGGTTCCAGAGAATAATTCTAAATTTTTAGATAGTGTTAATCTTACCCTCTACAAGTTTATGCAAGGTTTTGTTTCTGAGAAAAGCAAAAATGTTGCTATTTTTGACAAGTGGTTTGGCGCGAATGGCGTTGTATTTTTAAATAAAGATTTGCGAGATTTGGCGATAGAAACTATGCAACTAGTCATAGAGTTACGGGAAGAATTCCCCAAAAACCAACTTTAA
- the coaBC gene encoding bifunctional phosphopantothenoylcysteine decarboxylase/phosphopantothenate--cysteine ligase CoaBC — MNQRVLIGVGGGIAAYKICEVVSTLFKSGVEVQVILTNSAEKFISPLTFATLSRHQAYTDDNFWQPIYSRPLHIELGEWADIFLIAPLTANTLAKLTHGIADNLLTNTILASTCPVLLAPAMNTDMWEQQTVQKNWQMLLTDGRYHGMDTASGLLACDRVGAGRMAEPWEITAYVQSLLHTRGQRDLAGKKVLISTGATREHFDPVRFIGNPATGKMGLALAQAAKHRGAEVTLVYGVAHWNLPLGVRGIPVVTSAEMRGAMMAELHNHDVIIMSAAVADVKPQNYNQEKLPKAALPSTLALEPVGDIIAEISQHRQPQQKLIGFAAQTGDIITPAKEKLQRKKLDVIVANPVDKPNSGFASDRNQAVFLDYQGRQQEIPDCTKLQLAHYLFDFIRVGD, encoded by the coding sequence TTGAATCAGAGAGTATTGATTGGTGTTGGTGGTGGCATCGCTGCCTATAAAATTTGTGAAGTAGTTTCCACGCTTTTTAAATCTGGTGTGGAAGTGCAAGTTATTCTCACTAACTCCGCAGAAAAATTTATTTCTCCCCTTACCTTTGCCACATTATCCCGTCATCAAGCCTATACAGATGATAATTTTTGGCAACCAATTTATTCTCGCCCTTTACATATAGAATTAGGTGAATGGGCTGATATCTTTCTGATTGCCCCCTTAACAGCAAATACCTTAGCCAAGTTAACCCACGGTATAGCTGATAATCTTTTAACTAATACTATCCTCGCTTCCACTTGCCCTGTACTGCTTGCACCCGCGATGAATACTGATATGTGGGAACAGCAAACAGTACAAAAAAATTGGCAGATGTTGTTAACTGATGGCAGATATCATGGTATGGATACAGCATCAGGTTTATTGGCTTGCGATCGCGTAGGTGCAGGTAGAATGGCAGAACCCTGGGAAATTACAGCCTACGTGCAATCTTTACTACATACCCGTGGACAACGAGATTTAGCTGGAAAAAAGGTATTAATTAGTACGGGGGCAACGAGGGAGCATTTTGACCCAGTGCGCTTTATTGGCAATCCTGCCACCGGAAAAATGGGGTTAGCTCTTGCCCAAGCTGCTAAGCATCGGGGCGCTGAAGTTACCCTGGTGTATGGTGTTGCCCACTGGAATCTGCCTTTGGGAGTCAGGGGAATTCCTGTAGTGACATCGGCGGAGATGCGAGGCGCAATGATGGCAGAATTACATAACCATGATGTGATAATTATGTCTGCTGCCGTAGCTGATGTGAAGCCGCAGAACTATAATCAGGAAAAATTACCAAAAGCTGCGTTACCATCAACCTTAGCTCTAGAGCCAGTAGGTGATATCATTGCTGAAATTTCCCAACACAGGCAACCCCAACAAAAGCTTATCGGTTTCGCCGCTCAAACGGGTGATATCATCACACCAGCGAAGGAAAAGCTGCAACGGAAAAAGTTAGATGTGATTGTTGCCAACCCTGTAGACAAACCAAATAGTGGTTTTGCTAGCGATCGCAATCAAGCAGTATTTCTCGATTATCAAGGCAGGCAACAGGAAATACCAGATTGTACCAAGTTACAGCTAGCCCATTATTTATTTGATTTTATCAGGGTTGGGGACTAA
- a CDS encoding DUF2555 domain-containing protein, whose protein sequence is MKTLSISRNNIAAMTPKEVEELAARLEQDNYSNAFEGLDDWHLLRAIAFQRPELVEPYIHLLDLEAYDEA, encoded by the coding sequence ATGAAAACTTTGAGCATTTCCAGAAATAATATTGCAGCGATGACTCCAAAAGAAGTCGAAGAACTTGCTGCACGTCTGGAACAAGATAACTACAGCAATGCTTTTGAAGGGTTAGATGATTGGCATTTACTGCGAGCGATCGCCTTCCAACGTCCGGAATTAGTTGAACCATATATCCATCTTTTAGACTTGGAAGCATACGACGAAGCATGA
- a CDS encoding alpha/beta hydrolase, translating to MSNSFNFLQVPPQTAKTAKGLIVVLHGWGANAQDVASLASIFQLPEYHFIFPDAPYAYPYSPMGKAWYDLRMEKMYQGLPESRQLLIDWLLSLEAETGIPLSQTILSGFSQGGAMTLDVGLKLPFAGLVVMSGYLHPELENTTPNQISPVLITHGRYDEVVPLAAAKRAKTTLESMGIGVQYHEFDMGHEIRPQTIDLFRNFVTANGE from the coding sequence ATGAGTAATTCTTTCAATTTTCTCCAAGTTCCACCGCAAACAGCAAAAACAGCAAAAGGTTTAATTGTAGTTCTCCACGGTTGGGGAGCCAATGCTCAGGATGTTGCTTCCTTAGCATCAATATTTCAGTTACCAGAGTATCACTTTATCTTTCCCGATGCTCCCTATGCTTATCCCTATTCACCCATGGGGAAGGCATGGTATGACTTGAGAATGGAGAAAATGTATCAGGGATTGCCAGAAAGTCGGCAATTATTAATAGATTGGTTACTGTCTTTAGAAGCAGAAACAGGTATTCCTTTATCACAAACAATTTTAAGTGGTTTTTCCCAAGGTGGGGCAATGACATTAGATGTCGGCTTAAAATTACCCTTTGCTGGTTTAGTTGTGATGAGTGGGTATTTACATCCAGAATTAGAAAATACGACTCCAAATCAAATTTCTCCAGTTTTAATTACCCATGGCAGATATGATGAAGTTGTGCCTTTAGCAGCAGCAAAGAGAGCGAAAACGACTCTAGAATCAATGGGAATTGGTGTGCAGTACCATGAATTTGATATGGGGCATGAAATTCGACCACAAACGATAGATTTGTTTAGGAATTTTGTGACAGCTAATGGAGAATAG
- the sbcD gene encoding exonuclease subunit SbcD yields MIKVLHLSDIHMGSGFSHGRINPETGLNTRLEDFVKTLGLCVDRAIADAVDLVIFGGDAFPDATPAPYVQQAFASQFRRLADAEIPTVLLVGNHDQHSQGQGGASLCIYRTLGVPGVVVGDTLTTHLISTKSGVVQVMTLPWLTRSTLMTRQDTEGLSMTEVNQLLTERLQVVMEAETRRLDGNIPTILLAHLMADNASLGAERFLAVGKGFTLPLSLLTRPCFDYVALGHVHRHQNLNKGNHPPVVYPGSIERVDFSEEKEDKGYVMLELERGKVEWEFCPLPVRSFRTIEVDVSKSESPQADVIKAIAKYEITDAVVRLIYKLRSEQLDLIENSVLHQALSSAHTYTIQPELVSQLARPRIPELTATASIAPMDALKTYLNNREDLKDIASLMMEAAHKLLANETELGVE; encoded by the coding sequence ATGATTAAAGTCTTACATCTCTCCGATATCCATATGGGAAGCGGTTTCTCCCACGGACGGATTAACCCAGAAACAGGTTTAAATACACGATTAGAAGATTTTGTCAAAACTTTGGGATTGTGTGTAGATCGAGCGATCGCCGATGCTGTGGATTTGGTCATTTTCGGTGGTGATGCGTTCCCCGATGCAACTCCTGCACCCTATGTCCAGCAAGCTTTTGCCAGTCAGTTTCGGCGCTTGGCAGATGCGGAAATTCCCACAGTTCTGTTGGTAGGAAACCATGATCAGCATTCCCAAGGGCAAGGGGGAGCAAGTCTCTGTATTTACCGCACTTTGGGTGTGCCTGGGGTAGTAGTCGGTGATACCTTAACAACTCACTTGATTTCCACGAAAAGCGGAGTGGTTCAAGTGATGACTTTACCTTGGTTAACTCGTTCAACTTTAATGACAAGACAAGATACTGAGGGTTTATCCATGACGGAGGTAAACCAACTGTTAACAGAGAGATTACAAGTGGTTATGGAGGCAGAAACTCGGCGTTTGGATGGGAATATACCCACAATCCTATTAGCTCACTTGATGGCAGATAACGCGAGCTTGGGGGCAGAAAGATTTTTAGCGGTGGGTAAGGGTTTCACCTTGCCTTTATCACTTTTAACACGTCCCTGTTTTGATTATGTGGCTTTAGGGCATGTCCATCGCCATCAAAATTTAAATAAGGGGAATCATCCTCCGGTGGTGTATCCAGGAAGTATTGAACGGGTGGATTTTAGTGAGGAGAAGGAAGACAAGGGTTATGTGATGTTGGAGTTGGAGCGAGGAAAGGTGGAATGGGAATTTTGCCCCTTACCTGTACGCAGTTTTCGCACCATCGAGGTGGATGTATCTAAATCAGAGTCACCCCAAGCAGATGTGATCAAGGCGATCGCCAAGTATGAGATTACAGATGCAGTCGTCAGACTTATCTATAAACTCCGCTCTGAGCAGTTAGATTTGATTGAGAATTCTGTCTTACACCAAGCTTTAAGTAGTGCCCACACCTATACTATTCAACCAGAATTAGTCAGTCAGTTAGCCCGTCCTCGGATTCCCGAACTTACAGCCACTGCTAGTATCGCTCCCATGGATGCATTAAAAACTTACTTAAATAATCGTGAAGATTTAAAAGATATCGCCTCATTGATGATGGAAGCTGCCCATAAATTGCTGGCAAATGAGACAGAGCTTGGTGTTGAATAA
- a CDS encoding FAD-dependent monooxygenase, with the protein MVSTNIKIGIIGAGTSGAYLASLLIQEGFQVHLFEKAPVVRTDGCGILIVQSGMNALHQGNPQISQRIIELGNPVKLFEFRNLKGGLIKSESVTYEEDELPGMLVHRKVILEAILNTLPPGTIKFNAQLSSITQTNHSAIAHFKDGSQWEGDIIVGADGILSKVRQSVVPNVELFYLGDLVWRGIVADDRFCPEGNFFVYTRGRGIYANFFHIDATHTHWGFFIEKEQTDSEKALLQPTNTMIPAQELAKLPEDARKVIESTPLENIICRYSYDIDPLPQLYHGRVILIGDAAHAKSPTRARGMTSGWEDGLALMKYLTSTASISEALENYQTERLPIVHEYQRTSREVSQKIGRS; encoded by the coding sequence ATGGTTTCTACAAACATCAAGATAGGGATTATCGGCGCAGGCACATCAGGAGCTTATCTTGCCAGTTTACTTATTCAAGAAGGATTTCAAGTCCACTTGTTTGAAAAAGCACCTGTCGTTCGTACCGATGGATGTGGCATTCTGATTGTCCAATCGGGGATGAATGCACTGCATCAGGGAAACCCTCAAATCAGCCAAAGAATTATTGAATTGGGGAATCCTGTTAAATTATTTGAGTTTCGCAACCTTAAAGGCGGACTGATCAAATCAGAATCTGTCACCTACGAAGAAGATGAACTCCCCGGAATGCTCGTACATCGTAAGGTAATTTTAGAAGCAATTCTTAATACCTTGCCCCCTGGAACAATTAAATTTAATGCTCAGTTGTCCTCGATAACCCAGACCAATCATAGCGCGATCGCCCACTTTAAAGACGGAAGTCAATGGGAAGGAGATATCATCGTAGGTGCTGATGGCATTCTCTCCAAGGTTCGTCAGTCCGTAGTTCCAAATGTAGAACTTTTCTATTTAGGCGATCTAGTTTGGCGAGGGATTGTTGCAGATGATCGCTTCTGTCCAGAAGGAAACTTTTTTGTTTACACCCGTGGTCGAGGAATTTATGCGAATTTCTTTCATATTGATGCAACCCATACTCATTGGGGTTTCTTTATAGAAAAGGAGCAAACAGATTCTGAGAAAGCGTTGCTACAACCGACCAATACTATGATTCCTGCTCAAGAATTAGCTAAACTCCCAGAGGATGCGCGAAAGGTGATTGAGTCAACTCCTTTAGAAAATATCATCTGTCGTTATTCCTACGATATTGACCCTCTACCTCAACTTTATCATGGTCGTGTTATCTTAATTGGCGATGCGGCTCATGCCAAAAGTCCCACTCGCGCTAGAGGCATGACTTCAGGATGGGAAGATGGTCTGGCTTTAATGAAATATCTCACATCTACTGCCAGTATTTCAGAAGCTCTAGAAAACTACCAGACCGAGAGATTACCCATTGTCCATGAATATCAACGAACGAGTCGAGAAGTGAGCCAAAAAATCGGTCGAAGTTAG